A single genomic interval of Orcinus orca chromosome 19, mOrcOrc1.1, whole genome shotgun sequence harbors:
- the LOC101287366 gene encoding mitochondrial intermembrane space import and assembly protein 40-like has product MAYCRQEGKDRIISVTKEDHETPSNVDLVADDPNDPYEEHGLILPNGDINWNCPCLGGMASGPCGEQFKAAFSCFHYSTEDVKGSDCVDQFRAMQECMQKYPDLYPQKEEKPADGLEETAVSEAATTKVEGSS; this is encoded by the coding sequence ATGGCCTACTGCCGGCAGGAAGGGAAGGATCGAATCATATCTGTGACCAAAGAAGACCATGAAACTCCAAGCAACGTGGACCTGGTGGCCGACGACCCCAATGATCCTTATGAGGAGCACGGACTGATCCTGCCCAACGGAGACATCAACTGGAACTGCCCGTGCCTGGGGGGCATGGCCAGCGGCCCGTGTGGGGAACAGTTCAAGGCGGCCTTTTCCTGCTTCCACTACAGCACAGAAGATGTCAAGGGGTCGGACTGTGTAGACCAGTTCCGGGCCATGCAGGAGTGCATGCAGAAGTACCCGGACCTCTATCCCCAGAAGGAGGAGAAGCCAGCGGATGGATTAGAGGAAACGGCTGTCTCTGAGGCTGCCACGACCAAAGTAGAGGGGTCCAGCTAA